One genomic window of Candidatus Pseudobacter hemicellulosilyticus includes the following:
- a CDS encoding response regulator yields the protein MRLTILLIDDNKEILEFVEDILGETYSIIKMTDAAQALESLSATSVQLVISDVMMPGMDGFELCKKIKTNFETCHIPVILLTAKNTLLSRIEGLELGADAYIEKPFSPRHLKAQVANLIANRHTLKEYFANSPLAHIRTMAHGKEEELFLEQLNTIILQNLDNGQLDGEFLAEQLRMSRPTLYRKIKAISNLTAHELINLARLKKAAELLAGGQYRVFEVSNITGFSSPNHFNRIFMKQFNMSPTSFIKAQAALRGQQE from the coding sequence ATGCGATTGACCATACTGCTCATAGACGACAATAAAGAGATCCTGGAATTTGTGGAGGACATACTGGGAGAAACCTATTCTATCATCAAAATGACGGATGCGGCGCAGGCGCTGGAAAGTCTCTCTGCTACATCAGTCCAGCTGGTGATCAGTGATGTGATGATGCCCGGGATGGATGGTTTTGAGCTTTGCAAAAAGATCAAGACCAATTTTGAGACCTGCCATATTCCCGTGATCCTGCTCACGGCCAAAAACACGTTGCTGTCCAGGATAGAAGGATTGGAGCTGGGCGCTGATGCGTACATTGAAAAGCCATTTTCGCCCCGGCACCTGAAAGCGCAGGTGGCCAACCTGATTGCCAACCGGCATACGCTCAAAGAGTATTTCGCCAATTCACCGCTGGCGCATATCAGGACCATGGCCCATGGCAAAGAGGAGGAACTGTTCCTGGAACAATTGAATACGATCATCCTGCAGAACCTGGACAACGGGCAGCTGGACGGGGAATTCCTGGCAGAACAGCTGCGTATGAGCCGCCCCACCCTGTACCGGAAAATAAAAGCCATTTCCAACCTGACTGCCCATGAGCTGATCAACCTGGCAAGACTAAAGAAGGCAGCCGAACTGCTGGCAGGGGGCCAATACCGGGTGTTTGAGGTATCCAATATTACGGGGTTCAGTTCGCCTAATCATTTCAACCGGATCTTTATGAAGCAGTTTAATATGTCGCCCACCAGTTTTATCAAGGCGCAGGCTGCGCTGCGTGGGCAGCAAGAGTAA
- a CDS encoding two-component regulator propeller domain-containing protein, translating into MSRCILAILLLCVTGRLSSQPVYFRHYQVEDGLANNTVFSVFQDSRGFMWFGTKEGLNRFDGATFRTFNMMPENPQDMQEFVYCIAEGIRQTLWAGTRKGLYAFDPKTETFSLLPSSKDAEILEIRTDGKGKIWFTADQQLYCYDEVNKTSRHYALGNKGSVNIAAICMASDQTLWAGSMDGYLFRYDPARDSFHCINPATPRPTATWGEMNRIAATASGQLLIGTIKGLSSYDPATDTYRPLIGIPLQQKPVYVRDIRCIENDTYWIATEAGVYMINWQTGALTNLQQQDANPYSVSDNAVYALYKDREGGIWCGTYFGGVNYYHSRHSYFRKYFRNSGNSLSGNAIRELCADGKDAIWVGTEDAGLNRLNTRTGEISRYTAPGQVSSTNIHSLLIDGKELWVGTFQQGLDVLDLATGSRLRHYNADPGGNGLRSNFIISACKTRSRQLLFGTSHGIYQYHRPTNRFTLAAGFPEYSYVFCLYEDRDGLLWAGTIGNGLYWFDPKTGKKGNYSYDAANDSSLSSNSVCGVFEDSNQNLWISTEGGGLCKKAKHSNHFTRYNSSNGLPGNMVYKVLEDDNKNIWISTSRGLVCHDPVNNSWKLYTKSHGLLTEQFNYNSGYRAADGTLYFGSVKGLISFNPGTMQPDSSQPPVYITSFQVNNQELAVGPSGLKRSISFTDTIQLRHDQSSFTIGFAALTYIAADRTQYAYRLDGLDRNWTSLPANRKVYFTDLSPGEYVFRVRILNGQETGNSKETRILIRILPPWWLSPLAYFVYAGLAIALLYTLVSTYHRRQKEKQRRKMALFDQEKEKEIYKAKIEFFTNVAHEIRTPLTLIKGPLEMVMDEVGEEPAVKRSLKSIERNTERLVALTDQLLDFRKTENQGFSLSFVKVNVPLLVQENCQPFELAAQQQSIDFQLELPPKSFSAFIDIEAFHKIMSNLLGNAVKYAAREIRIKVTAPVEAGSSFSIRISNDGTLIPWQLREKIFEPFFRINVVDQPGSGIGLPLARALTQLHNGVLELQPADKGLNVFLLTLPVHQQIEFKLSTVQKKTT; encoded by the coding sequence ATGAGCCGATGCATTCTTGCTATACTATTGTTATGTGTAACCGGCAGGCTGAGCAGTCAGCCGGTCTATTTCCGGCATTACCAGGTGGAGGACGGGCTGGCCAATAATACGGTGTTCTCGGTTTTCCAGGACAGTCGCGGTTTTATGTGGTTTGGCACCAAAGAAGGGCTGAACCGCTTTGACGGCGCCACTTTCAGAACCTTCAACATGATGCCGGAGAACCCGCAGGACATGCAGGAATTTGTGTATTGCATTGCCGAAGGCATCCGGCAGACCCTATGGGCAGGGACACGCAAAGGACTGTATGCCTTTGATCCTAAGACGGAGACCTTCTCACTGTTGCCCTCCTCAAAGGATGCCGAGATCCTGGAGATCCGCACGGATGGTAAAGGGAAGATCTGGTTCACGGCCGATCAGCAGCTCTATTGTTATGACGAAGTCAATAAAACCAGCCGGCACTATGCTTTGGGAAACAAAGGATCAGTCAATATCGCCGCCATCTGCATGGCTTCCGACCAGACCCTATGGGCCGGCTCTATGGACGGTTACCTGTTCCGGTATGATCCTGCCAGGGATAGCTTTCATTGCATCAATCCTGCTACCCCGCGACCAACTGCCACCTGGGGAGAAATGAACCGCATAGCCGCCACTGCTTCCGGTCAGCTATTGATCGGCACCATCAAAGGACTGAGCTCGTATGATCCCGCCACTGATACTTACCGGCCGCTGATCGGTATTCCCCTCCAGCAAAAACCGGTATATGTGCGCGATATCCGCTGTATTGAAAACGATACTTACTGGATAGCTACAGAAGCCGGCGTGTATATGATCAACTGGCAAACCGGCGCCCTGACCAATCTGCAGCAGCAGGACGCCAATCCCTATTCGGTATCAGACAATGCCGTCTATGCGCTATACAAAGACCGCGAGGGAGGTATCTGGTGCGGCACTTATTTTGGCGGCGTCAATTACTACCATAGCCGCCACAGTTATTTCCGGAAATATTTCCGCAACAGCGGCAACAGTCTCAGCGGGAACGCCATCCGTGAGCTATGCGCCGATGGCAAAGATGCTATCTGGGTAGGAACAGAAGATGCAGGCCTCAACAGGCTCAACACCCGGACGGGCGAGATCAGCAGGTACACCGCACCGGGACAGGTATCCTCTACCAATATACATAGCCTGCTGATTGACGGGAAGGAGCTATGGGTGGGCACTTTCCAGCAGGGGCTGGATGTGCTGGACCTGGCTACCGGCAGTCGGCTGCGGCATTACAATGCTGATCCGGGCGGTAATGGGCTTCGCTCCAACTTCATTATCTCCGCCTGCAAGACCCGTTCCCGCCAATTACTCTTTGGCACCAGTCATGGTATCTATCAATACCATCGCCCTACCAACCGCTTTACCCTGGCTGCCGGCTTCCCCGAATACAGTTATGTATTCTGCCTCTACGAGGATCGGGATGGCCTGCTCTGGGCCGGCACCATCGGCAACGGGCTCTATTGGTTCGACCCTAAAACAGGAAAAAAAGGTAACTACAGTTACGATGCGGCCAACGACAGCAGCCTGAGCAGTAACAGTGTTTGCGGAGTCTTTGAAGACAGTAACCAAAACCTCTGGATATCCACGGAAGGCGGTGGCCTCTGTAAAAAAGCAAAACACAGTAACCATTTCACCCGGTACAACAGCAGCAATGGGCTGCCGGGGAATATGGTCTATAAAGTGCTGGAAGATGATAACAAAAACATCTGGATCAGCACTTCGCGCGGACTGGTATGCCATGACCCGGTTAACAATAGCTGGAAGCTGTATACAAAATCACATGGCCTGCTGACTGAACAGTTCAATTATAATTCGGGTTACCGCGCTGCTGATGGCACCCTGTATTTTGGCAGCGTGAAAGGGCTGATCAGTTTTAACCCTGGCACTATGCAACCGGACAGCAGCCAGCCGCCTGTATATATCACCAGCTTCCAGGTCAATAACCAGGAGCTGGCGGTGGGCCCTTCCGGGCTGAAACGATCCATCAGTTTTACGGATACCATTCAATTGCGGCATGATCAGTCGTCCTTTACCATCGGCTTCGCCGCCCTGACCTATATTGCGGCCGACAGGACCCAGTATGCTTACCGGCTGGATGGGCTTGACCGCAACTGGACCAGCCTCCCCGCCAACCGGAAGGTTTATTTCACGGATCTGTCGCCCGGCGAATATGTCTTCCGGGTCCGCATTTTGAATGGCCAGGAGACCGGCAACAGCAAAGAGACCCGTATCCTGATCCGCATACTGCCGCCCTGGTGGTTGAGCCCCCTCGCCTATTTTGTGTATGCCGGTCTGGCCATAGCGCTGCTCTACACGCTGGTCAGCACCTACCACCGCCGGCAGAAAGAAAAGCAGCGGCGTAAAATGGCGCTGTTCGACCAGGAAAAAGAAAAGGAGATCTACAAAGCCAAGATCGAGTTCTTCACCAATGTGGCGCATGAGATCCGCACCCCGCTGACGCTGATCAAAGGACCGCTGGAAATGGTAATGGATGAAGTGGGCGAAGAGCCCGCAGTAAAAAGAAGCCTGAAGAGTATAGAGCGCAATACGGAGCGACTGGTAGCCTTGACCGACCAACTCCTGGACTTCCGGAAGACCGAGAACCAGGGCTTCAGCCTGAGCTTTGTCAAAGTGAATGTACCGCTCCTGGTACAAGAGAACTGCCAGCCCTTTGAGCTGGCGGCCCAGCAGCAGTCTATCGACTTTCAGCTGGAGCTGCCCCCAAAAAGTTTTTCGGCCTTCATTGATATAGAAGCCTTCCATAAGATCATGAGCAACCTGCTCGGCAATGCAGTAAAATATGCAGCGCGGGAGATCCGTATCAAAGTGACAGCACCGGTGGAAGCAGGCAGCAGCTTCAGCATCCGGATCAGCAATGACGGAACGCTGATCCCCTGGCAGCTGCGGGAGAAGATCTTCGAGCCCTTTTTCCGGATCAATGTGGTGGATCAGCCAGGCTCTGGCATCGGGCTGCCCCTGGCCCGGGCGCTGACCCAATTACACAATGGCGTGCTGGAACTGCAACCCGCCGACAAAGGATTGAACGTATTCCTGCTCACCCTGCCCGTACACCAGCAAATAGAATTCAAGCTCAGCACTGTTCAGAAAAAAACAACCTGA
- a CDS encoding SusC/RagA family TonB-linked outer membrane protein — MKRSLPIHAGCSRVILFPLVQLAVFSLLCLQSLANRSRTHGPTPSFTSTWYQQLKVTGTVTDGSGVPLSGVSVHVKGQNAVVATDDSGRYSINIPEGSVTLVYSYVGYAAQEIIAGGKSTVNVRLLAMETSMNAVVVVGYGTQKRERVTTAVASVKAENFVKGAVQDAAQLVRGKVAGLNVITPDGDPTGTAQINLRGITTITSGTSPLVLIDGVPGSLTTVAPEDIESVDVLKDGSAAAIYGTRGTNGVILITTRKVHGETPAAIDVNSYVSIQRITRKLPFMGAAQYRELVAQGKPGAYDYGATTNWLDEITRTPVSQVYNITLRGGSRNTSYIANLNYRSMEGLVLRSDNKILYPRLEVVHRMFNGKLRLNANLSGYQQTFFSGSDGGAYRGDVYRNGLTYNPTDPVKDVNGNWTEHTDKTAYANPVSLLMETEGKNQNSNLRTIGTLTFTPIKGLDLMLLGSRDLNNSVRGYYESKKHYSALRDGRNGYASRGTTRNQEDLLELTANYQRSILDHDFTVLGGYSWRETSYQDYWMQNWDFPTDDFTYNNIGAGLALARGEAPQSSYQSRNKLIGYFFRLNYSFRNKYLLMASIRREGSSKFGVNNKYGNFPAVSAGWNIRNEDFMNGLRMVSALKLRGGYGITGTEPNDPYMSLNRLNFDTYTLVNGQWIQAINPSTNANPDLRWEKKEEANIGLDFGLWENRVTGSVDLYKRTTRDLLLDYSVPTPPYLYNTIRANAASMENKGIEFQVNVAAIDKKEFKWTTSLNFSTNTNKLLSLSDKNFQLAAGYFDAGTTEEPIQQAIARIQIGQPIGNFWGFKSVDIDDKGYWIIEGKDGKPKPIAQQQADDKQIIGNGLPKQYLNFNNTITYKNFDLNITMRGAFGFQILNTPRMFYAAPVMLTRGNLLNSAYDNIYGKRPLADDQSLNYLSYYIENGDYWKIDNVTLGYNFRLSNAGIKALRLYASCSNLATITGYNGVDPELGVTGLTPGLDNRDRYPATRNFTLGASFTL; from the coding sequence ATGAAAAGAAGCTTGCCTATTCATGCCGGTTGCAGTAGGGTGATCCTATTCCCTTTGGTGCAACTGGCGGTCTTTTCCCTGCTCTGCTTGCAAAGCCTGGCCAACCGGTCCAGGACCCACGGCCCAACCCCTTCCTTTACCAGCACCTGGTACCAGCAATTAAAAGTTACCGGAACAGTAACCGATGGATCCGGTGTTCCCCTTTCCGGTGTCAGCGTTCATGTAAAAGGTCAGAACGCAGTGGTGGCCACAGATGATAGTGGCCGGTACAGCATCAACATTCCTGAAGGATCCGTTACCCTTGTTTATAGTTATGTAGGTTATGCCGCCCAGGAGATCATAGCGGGTGGCAAAAGCACGGTCAATGTCCGCCTGCTGGCCATGGAAACCTCTATGAATGCCGTGGTGGTGGTAGGGTATGGCACACAGAAGCGGGAGCGGGTCACCACGGCCGTGGCCAGTGTGAAAGCAGAGAATTTTGTGAAAGGAGCCGTACAGGATGCTGCGCAGCTGGTGCGCGGTAAGGTGGCCGGTCTCAATGTGATCACCCCGGATGGGGATCCTACCGGTACTGCCCAGATCAACCTGCGGGGTATTACCACCATCACTTCCGGTACTTCACCGCTGGTCCTGATTGATGGGGTGCCTGGTTCTCTGACCACTGTAGCGCCGGAAGATATTGAGTCCGTAGACGTGCTGAAGGACGGCTCGGCCGCAGCTATCTACGGCACCCGTGGCACCAATGGCGTTATCCTGATCACCACCAGGAAAGTACATGGCGAAACACCCGCAGCTATTGATGTGAACAGCTATGTCAGTATCCAGCGGATAACAAGAAAGTTACCATTCATGGGCGCAGCCCAGTACCGGGAGCTGGTGGCCCAGGGCAAACCGGGCGCTTATGATTATGGCGCTACCACCAACTGGCTGGATGAAATTACCCGCACACCGGTTTCACAGGTATACAATATTACCCTGCGCGGCGGTTCCAGGAATACCAGCTATATCGCTAACCTGAACTACCGCAGTATGGAAGGGTTGGTGCTGCGGTCGGACAATAAAATACTCTATCCCCGCCTGGAAGTCGTTCACCGGATGTTCAATGGCAAACTGCGGCTCAACGCCAACCTCAGCGGTTACCAGCAAACCTTTTTCTCCGGATCGGATGGCGGCGCTTACCGGGGCGATGTATACCGGAACGGGCTTACCTATAATCCCACCGATCCCGTAAAGGATGTCAATGGCAACTGGACCGAACATACTGATAAAACAGCCTATGCCAATCCCGTTTCCCTGCTGATGGAGACGGAGGGGAAGAACCAGAACAGCAACCTGCGTACTATCGGCACCCTCACTTTTACACCCATCAAAGGACTGGACCTGATGCTGCTGGGCTCCCGTGATCTCAACAATAGTGTACGCGGTTATTATGAAAGCAAGAAACATTATTCAGCCTTGCGGGATGGTCGCAACGGTTATGCCTCCCGCGGCACTACCCGTAACCAGGAAGACTTGCTGGAGCTGACCGCCAATTACCAGCGCAGCATCCTTGACCACGATTTCACCGTGCTGGGCGGCTACAGCTGGCGGGAGACCAGTTACCAGGATTACTGGATGCAGAACTGGGATTTCCCTACGGACGATTTTACCTATAACAATATTGGCGCCGGCCTGGCGCTGGCCCGTGGCGAAGCGCCGCAAAGCTCCTACCAGAGCCGTAACAAGCTGATCGGTTATTTCTTCCGCCTCAACTACAGCTTCCGCAACAAATACCTGCTGATGGCCAGTATCCGCCGCGAGGGTTCCTCCAAATTCGGTGTCAACAACAAGTACGGTAATTTCCCGGCGGTGTCTGCCGGCTGGAATATCCGGAACGAGGATTTTATGAACGGCCTGCGGATGGTCAGCGCTCTGAAGCTGCGCGGTGGCTATGGCATCACCGGCACGGAGCCCAATGATCCGTATATGTCGCTCAACCGGCTGAACTTTGATACCTACACGCTGGTCAACGGCCAGTGGATACAGGCTATCAATCCTTCTACCAATGCCAACCCGGACCTGCGCTGGGAGAAAAAGGAAGAGGCCAATATCGGGCTGGATTTTGGCTTATGGGAGAACAGGGTGACAGGTTCCGTAGACCTGTACAAACGGACCACGCGGGATCTGCTGCTGGATTATTCCGTACCTACGCCTCCTTACCTGTACAATACCATCCGGGCCAATGCGGCGTCTATGGAGAACAAAGGGATCGAGTTCCAGGTGAATGTAGCGGCCATTGATAAAAAAGAATTTAAATGGACCACATCGCTTAACTTCTCCACCAATACAAACAAGCTGCTGTCCCTGTCCGATAAGAATTTCCAGCTGGCGGCCGGTTACTTTGATGCAGGCACTACCGAGGAGCCCATCCAGCAGGCCATTGCCCGTATCCAGATCGGTCAGCCCATCGGGAATTTCTGGGGTTTTAAATCAGTGGATATTGACGATAAGGGCTACTGGATCATTGAAGGGAAGGATGGTAAGCCCAAGCCTATTGCACAGCAGCAGGCGGATGACAAGCAGATCATCGGGAATGGTTTGCCGAAGCAATACCTGAATTTCAACAATACCATTACCTATAAAAATTTCGACCTGAACATTACCATGCGCGGGGCTTTCGGTTTCCAGATCCTGAATACGCCACGTATGTTCTATGCGGCGCCGGTGATGCTGACCCGGGGCAACCTGCTGAACTCGGCCTATGATAATATCTATGGCAAACGCCCGCTGGCGGATGATCAGTCGCTCAATTACCTCAGCTACTATATTGAGAATGGTGATTACTGGAAGATCGACAATGTTACCCTGGGCTATAACTTCAGGCTGTCCAATGCCGGCATCAAAGCGCTGCGGCTCTACGCTTCCTGCTCCAACCTGGCCACCATCACGGGTTATAACGGGGTGGACCCGGAACTGGGCGTTACCGGCCTGACACCGGGACTGGACAACCGCGACCGCTATCCCGCCACCCGCAATTTTACATTGGGCGCTTCCTTCACCCTTTAA
- a CDS encoding RagB/SusD family nutrient uptake outer membrane protein: MKKIQKMTLALGFASLVLGACNKDLNEIVYSDVTEQTYKYENAHAAMGIVYANMRSLFGHTNFYMLQETSSDELVMPANPSGWDDGGIYKRIHLHTWNSENPQLLNMWNVLYRGVTNANRVIFQLETDKVPAPAGVSKESLMAEMRAARAFFYWLICDNFGDAPLVTSTITELPEKATRRDIYNFVVNELNAVLPGLSEATGTAMHGRFNKWAAKALLANVYLNASVYVGEEKWSDCLAQCNDIIGSQKYSLETSFRNVFRTQNENSPEIVFAVPFDENRGGGFFVDMFSWHAALRDKRAMQVTPWGSGSAMGVSQFIDTYDPADKRLADTWMMGPQFALDGTTPLKGSYDRAGQNLVFTKALPDGLFTGEAEGYRMNKFEIKEGARFDLSNDFPFFRYAQVLLMKAECLLRTGDADEAAVLVTDVRKRSFEDAAKATVTGASLLGNTRYQYGYVENYQVVAAGNTDPVVYGGMMDELGWEFAWEAQRRRDNIRFGVYTSKSWLSHQPQGAGRSVFMIPQAAINSNPKLQ, translated from the coding sequence ATGAAAAAGATACAAAAAATGACCCTGGCGCTGGGCTTTGCTTCGCTGGTCCTGGGCGCCTGTAATAAAGACCTGAATGAGATCGTGTACTCGGATGTTACGGAGCAGACCTACAAATATGAGAATGCCCATGCCGCCATGGGTATAGTCTATGCCAATATGCGCAGCCTGTTTGGCCATACCAATTTCTACATGCTGCAGGAAACCAGTTCTGACGAGCTGGTAATGCCTGCCAATCCTTCCGGCTGGGATGATGGCGGTATCTACAAACGCATCCACCTGCATACCTGGAACTCAGAAAACCCGCAGCTGCTCAATATGTGGAATGTGCTGTATCGTGGAGTGACCAATGCCAACCGGGTGATCTTCCAGCTGGAGACCGATAAAGTACCGGCGCCTGCCGGTGTCAGCAAGGAATCGCTGATGGCTGAAATGCGGGCCGCCCGGGCTTTTTTCTACTGGCTGATCTGCGATAATTTCGGGGATGCTCCCCTGGTGACCAGCACCATTACCGAACTGCCGGAAAAAGCAACGCGCAGGGATATTTACAACTTTGTGGTGAATGAGCTGAATGCCGTGTTGCCCGGACTGAGCGAGGCTACGGGCACTGCTATGCATGGCCGGTTCAATAAGTGGGCTGCCAAGGCCCTGCTGGCCAATGTTTACCTCAACGCATCCGTGTATGTGGGGGAAGAGAAATGGAGCGATTGCCTGGCACAGTGCAATGATATCATCGGCAGCCAAAAATATTCATTGGAAACCAGCTTCCGGAATGTGTTCAGAACGCAGAATGAGAATTCACCCGAGATCGTTTTTGCGGTGCCCTTTGATGAAAACCGCGGTGGCGGCTTCTTTGTGGATATGTTCTCCTGGCATGCTGCCCTGCGGGATAAACGCGCCATGCAGGTAACACCCTGGGGCTCCGGCTCGGCCATGGGCGTTTCCCAGTTCATTGACACCTATGATCCGGCGGATAAAAGACTGGCGGACACCTGGATGATGGGCCCGCAGTTTGCACTGGATGGGACTACGCCGCTCAAAGGTTCCTATGACCGTGCCGGCCAGAACCTGGTATTCACCAAAGCCTTACCGGATGGCCTGTTCACCGGGGAAGCCGAAGGGTACCGGATGAACAAATTCGAGATCAAGGAAGGCGCCCGTTTTGACCTCAGCAATGATTTTCCTTTCTTCCGCTATGCACAGGTCCTGCTGATGAAGGCCGAATGCCTGCTGCGTACCGGTGATGCAGATGAGGCTGCGGTATTGGTAACGGATGTGCGCAAACGTAGTTTTGAAGATGCTGCCAAAGCCACCGTCACCGGCGCCAGCCTGCTGGGTAATACCCGGTATCAATATGGTTATGTAGAAAATTACCAGGTAGTGGCTGCGGGCAATACGGATCCGGTAGTATACGGCGGTATGATGGATGAGCTGGGCTGGGAGTTTGCCTGGGAAGCGCAGCGGCGCCGGGACAATATCCGCTTTGGCGTGTATACTAGCAAGAGCTGGCTTTCGCACCAGCCGCAGGGCGCTGGCCGTTCCGTGTTCATGATCCCGCAGGCAGCCATCAATTCTAATCCAAAATTGCAATAA
- a CDS encoding glycoside hydrolase family 127 protein — MKRWIMLSALCLSVTLQTTARQQKEGQTSIVRSRTPLRQNPYLELPLGAIKASGWLKEMLVRQKTGATGNLDKLYPAVMSNRNGWLGGDGDQWERGPYWLDGLLPLAYLLDDKELIAKTKPWIEWTLNSQQPDGYFGPSKDYGYEPGVQRDNSRDWWPKMVMLKVLKQYYSATGDQRVIKLMTNYFRYQLKELPATPLDHWTFWARYRGADNLMLVYWLYNITGDAFLLDLGELIHQQTFDYTKAFLERNMLSSLGSIHCVNLAQGFKAPMIYYQRHPEQQYLDAIRTGFADLRKFNGLAHGLYGGDETLHGNSPTQGSEFCSAVEMMFSLESMLEITGQVGFADQLEKIAFNALPAQASDDFMTRQYFQQANQVMATHHIRNFETNHDGTDVCFGLLTGFPCCTANMHQGWPKFTQNLWYGTADGGLAALVYAASEVTAVVAGGVTVTVKEETNYPFNEEIRFTLGLGKKTVKASFPFHLRIPAWCKQATVKINGQLWKQVEGDRVVPIEREWKNGDVVELSLPMHVYRNSWQEHSISIERGPLVYALRIGEEMKEVKNPGHPDNYGGESFFEVRPTSPWNYGLIYTDRDKLEQQYVVEKKPGGGNYPWNLDNAPVLIRTKARKIPSWQLYNEMAGPLPFSITYRFPSAQEEEDIILVPYGCTNLRISQFPVLNRR, encoded by the coding sequence ATGAAACGATGGATCATGCTGTCGGCCCTTTGTTTGAGCGTAACGCTGCAAACAACTGCCCGGCAGCAAAAAGAAGGACAGACCAGTATTGTCAGGAGCCGTACCCCGTTGAGACAAAATCCTTACCTGGAGTTACCCCTGGGCGCAATCAAAGCAAGTGGCTGGCTGAAAGAAATGTTAGTAAGACAGAAAACCGGCGCTACCGGTAACCTGGACAAGCTGTACCCGGCTGTTATGAGCAACCGGAACGGCTGGCTGGGGGGAGATGGCGACCAGTGGGAGCGTGGCCCTTACTGGCTGGATGGCCTGCTGCCGCTGGCCTACCTGCTGGACGACAAGGAACTGATCGCAAAAACAAAACCCTGGATCGAGTGGACCCTCAACAGCCAGCAGCCGGACGGGTATTTCGGGCCATCCAAAGATTATGGCTACGAGCCGGGTGTGCAAAGGGATAATAGTCGCGACTGGTGGCCCAAGATGGTCATGCTCAAAGTCCTCAAGCAGTACTATTCCGCCACCGGTGATCAGCGGGTCATCAAACTCATGACCAATTATTTCCGCTACCAGCTGAAAGAGCTGCCTGCCACACCGCTGGACCACTGGACCTTCTGGGCCCGGTATCGCGGGGCGGATAACCTGATGCTGGTATACTGGCTGTACAATATCACCGGGGACGCCTTCCTGCTGGACCTCGGCGAGCTGATCCATCAGCAGACCTTTGACTATACAAAAGCTTTCCTGGAGCGCAATATGCTGTCGTCCCTGGGCAGCATCCACTGCGTTAACCTGGCGCAGGGTTTCAAAGCGCCGATGATCTATTACCAGCGTCATCCCGAACAGCAATACCTGGATGCCATCCGCACCGGCTTTGCGGATCTCCGCAAATTCAACGGGCTGGCCCATGGGTTGTATGGCGGCGATGAGACCCTGCACGGCAACAGCCCCACGCAGGGATCAGAGTTCTGTTCCGCCGTGGAGATGATGTTCTCCCTGGAAAGCATGCTGGAGATCACCGGCCAGGTAGGCTTTGCCGATCAGCTGGAGAAGATCGCTTTCAATGCACTGCCGGCGCAGGCATCAGATGATTTTATGACGCGGCAGTATTTCCAGCAGGCCAACCAGGTGATGGCCACACACCATATAAGAAATTTTGAGACGAACCATGACGGCACCGATGTCTGTTTCGGCCTGCTGACCGGCTTTCCCTGCTGCACGGCCAATATGCACCAGGGCTGGCCCAAGTTCACGCAGAACCTCTGGTATGGCACAGCTGACGGCGGCCTGGCCGCGCTGGTCTATGCAGCCAGCGAGGTAACGGCCGTAGTGGCCGGCGGCGTCACCGTCACGGTCAAAGAAGAAACCAATTATCCTTTCAACGAGGAGATCCGTTTTACCCTGGGCCTGGGAAAGAAAACGGTCAAAGCCAGTTTCCCTTTCCATCTCCGGATACCCGCCTGGTGCAAACAGGCTACTGTTAAGATCAACGGCCAGCTATGGAAACAGGTGGAGGGCGACCGGGTAGTGCCTATTGAGCGGGAATGGAAAAATGGCGATGTGGTAGAGCTGAGCCTGCCCATGCATGTTTACCGCAACTCCTGGCAGGAGCATTCTATCTCCATTGAGCGCGGGCCGCTGGTCTATGCGCTGCGGATAGGAGAGGAGATGAAAGAAGTGAAGAACCCCGGCCACCCGGACAATTATGGCGGTGAAAGCTTTTTTGAAGTGCGGCCAACCAGTCCCTGGAACTATGGGCTGATCTATACGGACCGCGACAAGCTGGAGCAGCAGTATGTTGTTGAAAAGAAGCCGGGCGGCGGCAACTATCCCTGGAACCTGGACAATGCACCGGTGCTGATCCGGACCAAAGCCCGGAAGATCCCTTCCTGGCAACTGTACAATGAAATGGCGGGACCGCTGCCTTTCAGTATCACGTACCGGTTCCCATCAGCGCAGGAGGAAGAAGATATTATCCTGGTGCCCTATGGATGCACCAACCTGCGGATCTCGCAGTTCCCGGTGCTGAATCGTCGCTAA